A single genomic interval of Lathyrus oleraceus cultivar Zhongwan6 chromosome 7, CAAS_Psat_ZW6_1.0, whole genome shotgun sequence harbors:
- the LOC127107370 gene encoding lignin-forming anionic peroxidase codes for MAYRIVVTILVLLATICDAQLSSTFYDTTCPDALTTIRTAIRTAVSKERRMAASLIRLHFHDCFVQGCDASILLDDSTTIESEKTALPNLNSARGFQVIDNAKSQVEKVCPGVVSCADIVAVAARDASFAVGGPSWTVKLGRRDSTTASKSLANTDLPFFTDDLQTLISKFTIKGLTAKDMVALSGAHTIGQAQCFTFRDRIYNNASDIDAGFATTRQRGCPSSSSTSNNQKLAALDLVTPNSFDNNYFKNLIQKKGLLQSDQVLFSGGSTDSIVSQYSQNPTAFKSDFAASMINMGDIQPLTGSAGIIRRICSAAN; via the exons ATGGCTTATAGAATTGTTGTTACAATATTGGTGCTGCTAGCCACAATATGTGATGCACAGTTGTCTTCTACATTTTACGACACTACATGCCCCGATGCACTAACCACCATTAGAACTGCCATTCGTACAGCTGTCTCTAAAGAGCGTCGCATGGCTGCATCTCTCATTCGCCTTCATTTTCATGACTGCTTTGTGCAGGGCTGTGATGCATCCATTTTGCTAGATGACAGTACCACAATCGAGAGCGAAAAGACTGCACTTCCAAATCTTAACTCAGCAAGAGGATTTCAAGTCATTGATAATGCAAAATCACAGGTAGAGAAAGTATGTCCCGGAGTTGTGTCTTGTGCAGACATAGTAGCTGTAGCCGCACGTGATGCATCATTCGCT GTAGGTGGTCCATCATGGACAGTGAAACTTGGAAGAAGAGATTCTACTACGGCAAGCAAAAGTTTGGCCAATACGGACCTTCCATTCTTTACCGACGATCTTCAAACTCTTATATCTAAATTTACTATTAAAGGTCTCACTGCCAAAGACATGGTTGCTCTATCTG GTGCCCACACAATCGGACAAGCTCAATGCTTTACATTTCGTGATAGGATATACAACAATGCAAGTGACATAGATGCTGGATTCGCTACCACTCGCCAACGTGGTTGTCCATCTTCCAGTTCCACTTCAAACAATCAGAAGTTGGCAGCACTCGACTTGGTCACACCAAATTCTTTTGACAACAACTACTTTAAGAATTTAATTCAAAAGAAGGGTCTTCTACAATCAGACCAAGTTCTTTTCAGCGGTGGATCTACGGATTCTATCGTTTCTCAATACAGCCAAAATCCTACCGCTTTTAAATCTGATTTTGCAGCTTCTATGATAAACATGGGAGATATTCAACCATTAACAGGATCCGCCGGAATCATTAGACGTATCTGCAGTGCTGCCAACTAA